In Candidatus Tanganyikabacteria bacterium, the following proteins share a genomic window:
- a CDS encoding alkaline phosphatase family protein translates to MASRPVHILIVSGLSPEALRAGLRDSVLESAAFLAKAGALREDCVAPFPSVAPTSVATLATGLTPREHGILGRAWYDRLRRRVHKFDPARELAAPAAPTLATRLAEAGLRFLSFGVPVGCGGTGLGVGQSDADNARLTREAIASRGADLTVTLLRDTDDAGHAAGPGFTMPALARADRALGHLLAGYGDPAEAVVQARWIVVGDHGFSPIFVDRPGEAHSHAARPGDLVLGTAAEIVPNGRAAFAYVADAVDREAYAAELSALPCVDQVFWRAGEWVHGRKAALGLRWAAGQGASDARDQCWRTEGDLAVVGMAESGGRLVESAYPDALRRVADLLRAEHAPDLVATAREGYEFTTGRHRGNHGSLTAADSVVPLIAAGFGPLPALTRTADVARLAAAAMDVPELVLSGSC, encoded by the coding sequence GTGGCTAGCAGGCCGGTCCACATCCTGATCGTCAGCGGGCTGTCGCCCGAGGCGCTCAGGGCCGGCCTGCGGGATTCGGTCCTGGAATCGGCGGCATTCCTCGCCAAGGCCGGCGCGCTGCGCGAGGACTGCGTGGCCCCGTTTCCCTCGGTCGCGCCCACGAGCGTCGCGACGCTGGCGACCGGGCTCACGCCGCGGGAGCACGGGATCCTGGGCCGCGCCTGGTACGATCGGCTCCGCCGCCGGGTCCACAAGTTCGATCCGGCGCGCGAACTCGCCGCGCCGGCCGCGCCGACCCTCGCCACGCGCCTGGCCGAGGCGGGCCTGCGCTTCCTGAGCTTCGGCGTGCCGGTCGGCTGCGGCGGGACGGGCCTGGGCGTCGGCCAGTCCGACGCCGATAACGCCCGCCTGACCCGCGAAGCCATCGCCTCGCGCGGCGCCGACCTGACCGTCACGTTGCTGCGCGACACCGACGACGCCGGCCACGCCGCCGGTCCGGGGTTCACGATGCCGGCCCTGGCGCGCGCCGACCGTGCCCTGGGCCACCTCCTGGCGGGCTACGGCGACCCGGCCGAGGCGGTCGTGCAGGCGCGGTGGATCGTGGTCGGCGATCACGGCTTCTCGCCGATCTTCGTGGATCGCCCGGGCGAGGCGCATTCGCACGCCGCCCGCCCCGGGGACCTGGTCCTGGGAACCGCCGCCGAAATAGTGCCAAACGGGCGGGCCGCCTTCGCGTACGTCGCGGACGCGGTGGATCGCGAGGCCTACGCCGCCGAACTCTCGGCCCTGCCCTGCGTGGACCAGGTCTTCTGGCGTGCCGGCGAATGGGTGCACGGCCGCAAGGCTGCGCTCGGGCTGCGGTGGGCCGCCGGGCAGGGCGCCAGCGACGCCCGCGACCAGTGCTGGCGCACCGAGGGCGATCTCGCGGTCGTCGGCATGGCCGAGAGCGGCGGGCGCCTGGTCGAAAGCGCCTACCCCGACGCCTTGCGCCGGGTCGCCGACCTGCTCCGGGCCGAACATGCCCCCGACCTGGTCGCCACCGCCCGCGAAGGCTACGAGTTCACGACCGGCCGGCACCGCGGCAATCACGGCTCGCTCACCGCCGCCGACTCGGTCGTGCCGCTCATCGCGGCCGGCTTCGGCCCCCTGCCGGCGCTCACCCGCACCGCCGACGTCGCGAGGCTCGCGGCGGCGGCCATGGACGTACCGGAACTCGTGCTCAGCGGCTCGTGCTAG